A stretch of Bos mutus isolate GX-2022 chromosome 8, NWIPB_WYAK_1.1, whole genome shotgun sequence DNA encodes these proteins:
- the MFSD14B gene encoding hippocampus abundant transcript-like protein 1 isoform X4, with protein sequence MLTVLHETFPQHTFLMNGLIQGVKGLLSFLSAPLIGALSDVWGRKPFLLGTVFFTCFPIPLMRISPWWYFAMISISGVFSVTFSVIFAYVADVTQEHERSTAYGWVSATFAASLVSSPAIGAYLSASYGDSLVVLVATMVALLDICFILLAVPESLPEKMRPLSWGARISWKQADPFASLKKVGKDSTILLICITVFLSYLPEAGQYSSFFLYLRQVIGFGSIKIAAFIAMVGILSIVAQLMQRPCLIPLRHTANSHWLSMLHMTVFLTSLMRSLGNKNTVLLGLGFQMFQLAWYGFGSQAWMMWAAGIVAAVSSITFPAVSTLVSQNADSNQQGVAQGIITGIRGLCNGLGPALYGFIFYMFHVELTELEPELISNNAALQGAVIPGPPFLFGACIVFMSFLVAVFIPEYSKGGIQKHSNSISGSLANTPERGSDEDIEPLLQDSSIWELSSLEEPGHQCTEL encoded by the exons ggtctgCTCTCTTTTTTGAGTGCCCCACTCATAGGTGCACTGTCTGATGTGTGGGGAAGGAAGCCTTTTCTTCTTGGCACTGTCTTCTTCACCTGCTTCCCAATTCCACTGATGAGAATCAGTCCATG GTGGTATTTTGCAATGATTTCCATATCTGGAGTCTTCTCAGTCACGTTCTCTGTGATATTTGCCTATGTAGCTGATGTCACTCAGGAGCATGAGCGAAGTACTGCTTATGGATGG GTCTCAGCCACTTTTGCAGCCAGTCTGGTTAGCAGCCCAGCCATTGGAGCATACCTTTCTGCCAGTTATGGAGACAGCCTTGTTGTGCTAGTAGCCACAATGGTAGCTCTTCTAGACATCTGCTTCATCTTATTGGCTGTTCCAGAATCTTTGCCAGAGAAAATGAGACCTCTCTCCTGGGGAGCCCGGATTTCTTGGAAACAAGCAGACCCTTTTGCg TCACTGAAGaaagttggaaaagactctaccATTTTGCTAATCTGCatcactgtttttctttcataCCTTCCTGAAGCTGGACAGTATTCAAGTTTTTTTCTCTATCTCAGGCAG GTCATAGGATTTGGATCTATTAAAATTGCAGCTTTCATAGCTATGGTAGGAATTCTGTCTATTGTGGCTCAG ctgatgcagagaccctgtttgattcccctgagacatacagcaaattcccattggctatctatgttacatatg ACGGTCTTTCTTACTAGCTTGATGAGATCATTAGGGAATAAGAACACTGTTCTCCTTGGTTTGGGCTTCCAGATGTTCCAGTTAGCCTGGTATGGTTTTGGATCTCAAGCATG GATGATGTGGGCAGCAGGGATTGTGGCCGCCGTGTCCAGCATTACGTTCCCAGCAGTCAGTACCCTCGTCTCTCAGAACGCAGACTCAAACCAGCAAG GAGTTGCCCAGGGTATCATAACTGGAATAAGAGGACTCTGTAATGGACTGGGGCCAGCCTTGTATGGCTTCATATTCTACATGTTCCATGTGGAACTGACTGAGTTGGAACCAGAATTGATTTCTAACAATGCCGCCCTACAG GGAGCTGTCATCCCAGGCCCACCATTTTTGTTTGGGGCGTGTATAGTTTTTATGTCTTTCCTGGTTGCTGTATTCATCCCTGAGTACAGTAAAGGTGGAATTCAAAAACACAGCAACAGTATCAGTGGCAGCCTGGCCAACACTCCAGAACGGGGCAGTGATGAGGACATTGAGCCACTACTGCAGGACAGCAGCATCTGGGAGCTTTCTTCCCTCGAAGAGCCTGGGCATCAGTGCACTGAGCTATAA
- the MFSD14B gene encoding hippocampus abundant transcript-like protein 1 isoform X5 has product MLTGLLSFLSAPLIGALSDVWGRKPFLLGTVFFTCFPIPLMRISPWWYFAMISISGVFSVTFSVIFAYVADVTQEHERSTAYGWVSATFAASLVSSPAIGAYLSASYGDSLVVLVATMVALLDICFILLAVPESLPEKMRPLSWGARISWKQADPFASLKKVGKDSTILLICITVFLSYLPEAGQYSSFFLYLRQVIGFGSIKIAAFIAMVGILSIVAQLMQRPCLIPLRHTANSHWLSMLHMTVFLTSLMRSLGNKNTVLLGLGFQMFQLAWYGFGSQAWMMWAAGIVAAVSSITFPAVSTLVSQNADSNQQGVAQGIITGIRGLCNGLGPALYGFIFYMFHVELTELEPELISNNAALQGAVIPGPPFLFGACIVFMSFLVAVFIPEYSKGGIQKHSNSISGSLANTPERGSDEDIEPLLQDSSIWELSSLEEPGHQCTEL; this is encoded by the exons ggtctgCTCTCTTTTTTGAGTGCCCCACTCATAGGTGCACTGTCTGATGTGTGGGGAAGGAAGCCTTTTCTTCTTGGCACTGTCTTCTTCACCTGCTTCCCAATTCCACTGATGAGAATCAGTCCATG GTGGTATTTTGCAATGATTTCCATATCTGGAGTCTTCTCAGTCACGTTCTCTGTGATATTTGCCTATGTAGCTGATGTCACTCAGGAGCATGAGCGAAGTACTGCTTATGGATGG GTCTCAGCCACTTTTGCAGCCAGTCTGGTTAGCAGCCCAGCCATTGGAGCATACCTTTCTGCCAGTTATGGAGACAGCCTTGTTGTGCTAGTAGCCACAATGGTAGCTCTTCTAGACATCTGCTTCATCTTATTGGCTGTTCCAGAATCTTTGCCAGAGAAAATGAGACCTCTCTCCTGGGGAGCCCGGATTTCTTGGAAACAAGCAGACCCTTTTGCg TCACTGAAGaaagttggaaaagactctaccATTTTGCTAATCTGCatcactgtttttctttcataCCTTCCTGAAGCTGGACAGTATTCAAGTTTTTTTCTCTATCTCAGGCAG GTCATAGGATTTGGATCTATTAAAATTGCAGCTTTCATAGCTATGGTAGGAATTCTGTCTATTGTGGCTCAG ctgatgcagagaccctgtttgattcccctgagacatacagcaaattcccattggctatctatgttacatatg ACGGTCTTTCTTACTAGCTTGATGAGATCATTAGGGAATAAGAACACTGTTCTCCTTGGTTTGGGCTTCCAGATGTTCCAGTTAGCCTGGTATGGTTTTGGATCTCAAGCATG GATGATGTGGGCAGCAGGGATTGTGGCCGCCGTGTCCAGCATTACGTTCCCAGCAGTCAGTACCCTCGTCTCTCAGAACGCAGACTCAAACCAGCAAG GAGTTGCCCAGGGTATCATAACTGGAATAAGAGGACTCTGTAATGGACTGGGGCCAGCCTTGTATGGCTTCATATTCTACATGTTCCATGTGGAACTGACTGAGTTGGAACCAGAATTGATTTCTAACAATGCCGCCCTACAG GGAGCTGTCATCCCAGGCCCACCATTTTTGTTTGGGGCGTGTATAGTTTTTATGTCTTTCCTGGTTGCTGTATTCATCCCTGAGTACAGTAAAGGTGGAATTCAAAAACACAGCAACAGTATCAGTGGCAGCCTGGCCAACACTCCAGAACGGGGCAGTGATGAGGACATTGAGCCACTACTGCAGGACAGCAGCATCTGGGAGCTTTCTTCCCTCGAAGAGCCTGGGCATCAGTGCACTGAGCTATAA